Proteins encoded together in one Bos indicus isolate NIAB-ARS_2022 breed Sahiwal x Tharparkar chromosome 3, NIAB-ARS_B.indTharparkar_mat_pri_1.0, whole genome shotgun sequence window:
- the ADPRS gene encoding ADP-ribosylhydrolase ARH3, which translates to MAAAAAMTAAGCGGAGAARSLSRFRGCLAGALLGDCVGAVYEARDTVDLTSVLRQVQDLEPDPGSPGSARTEALCYTDDTAMARALVQSLLAKEAFDEVDMAHRFAQEYKKDPDRGYGAGVITVFRKLLSPRCRDVFEPARAQFNGKGSYGNGGAMRVAGISLAYSSVQDVQKFARLSAQLTHASSLGYNGAILQALAVHLALQGESSSEHFLEQLLGHMEELESDAQSVLDARELGMEERPYSSRLKKIGELLEQDSVTREEVVSELGNGIAAFESVPTAIYCFLRCMEPDPEIPSTFNSLQRTLVYSISLGGDTDTIATMAGAIAGAYYGMEQVPESWQQSCEGYEETDVLAQSLHRVFQKSL; encoded by the exons ATGGCGGCGGCAGCAGCGATGACGGCGGCGGGCTGCGGAGGGGCTGGGGCGGCACGCTCCCTCTCCCGCTTCCGAGGCTGCCTGGCAGGCGCGCTGCTCGGGGACTGCGTGGGCGCCGTCTACGAAGCGCGCGACACCGTCGACCTGACGTCAGTCCTGCGTCAGGTCCAGGATTTGGAGCCGGACCCCGGCTCTCCCGGGAGCGCGCGGACAG aAGCACTGTGCTACACGGACGACACAGCCATGGCCAGGGCGCTGGTGCAGTCCCTGCTGGCCAAGGAGGCCTTCGACGAGGTGGACATGGCTCACAG GTTTGCTCAGGAGTACAAGAAGGACCCTGACCGGGGTTACGGTGCTGGAGTGATCACCGTCTTCAGGAAACTCCTAAGCCCCAGATGCCGGGATGTCTTTGAGCCTGCACGCGCCCAGTTCAATGGCAAAGGCTCCTACGGCAACGGGGGTGCCATGCGGGTGGCCGGCATCTCCCTGGCCTATAGCAGCGTGCAGGATGTGCAGAAG TTCGCCCGGCTCTCGGCCCAGCTGACACACGCCTCCTCCCTGGGTTACAATGGTGCCATCCTGCAGGCCCTGGCTGTGCACCTGGCCTTGCAGGGCGAGTCGTCCAGTGAGCACTTCCTCGAGCAGCTCCTTGGCCACATGGAAGAGCTGGAGAGTGATGCCCAGTCCGTGCTGGATGCCAGGGA GTTGGGCATGGAGGAGCGTCCGTACTCCAGCCGACTGAAGAAGATCGGGGAGCTTCTAGAGCAGGACTCAGTGACCAGAGAGGAGGTGGTGTCCGAGCTAG GAAATGGCATTGCTGCCTTTGAATCTGTGCCCACCGCCATCTATTGCTTCCTGCGCTGCATGGAGCCCGACCCCGAGATCCCCTCTACCTTCAACAGCCTCCAAAGGACTCTCGTCTATTCCATCTCGCTCGGTGGGGACACGGACACCATTGCCACCATGGCCGGGGCCATTGCTGGCGCCTACTATGGGATGGAACAGGTGCCAGAGAGCTGGCAGCAAAGCTGTGAAGGCTATGAGGAGACTGACGTCCTGGCCCAGAGCCTGCACCGGGTCTTCCAGAAGAGTCTTTGA